GCAAATACTCACAACTTCTACACACTTCTGCAACTATACTAACATCTAACAAATTCTAAAGTTCCAATAACCGTCTCCAAAGTTCTAATATTCTTGAGAAATAATACATGAACTTACTAAAACAATCAATACATCGTCccaaatatataaatttaactaatACTAAGAACTAACTACCCAACATATAATACTATCTCAACATCAAAAACCATCAACATTCCTCATCTCTTATCTAGGAACTACTAACACAACTATAAATctcgaaaattctcaaattctaaacaACGACACATAATCAACCTCCTCTATCCTTATATCCCATCTAGCAATATACCAATACGCTCCCATATCTAAATCCTACAACAATACTACCACAACTACACTAACAAATTAACCACTAATTACCCAATACACCTACCAACACCCCAACCCTCTCCCCATAAACCCCTTACTTACCCCATACACCACTAACACCCATataaaatacaaccaaaaacaacaaaaacttaaaaccaAATCACATCTACAGAACTTCTGCCAACTACACATATCTAGAAAACCCTAGACATCCCAAGACCCATACACCCAACACATATAAAATCAACCCCAATACCACTACTACACCTACACACCATTACACCCCAAAGCATAACCAACAACAaacacccaacaacccaacaacaacCATACTACCCAAAACCCCATAACAAAACCCCAATAACCCCAAACACCCCACACCCCAACACCCAAAACCCCAACCCCCAACAAACCCACACACCCAAAACcccacaacacaaacacacaaacaccctAAACCCCTCACCCAACACCATCACCCAACTACCCAaaccccaacaacccaacaacccataccccaacaccccaaaccCCAAACCAACACCCCAAACCCAACACCCCCCATACAACACCAAAACCCAACAACCAATCAACCACACATCACCCCAACACCCAAACCCCAAACCCACACCCCACAACCCCAACACTCCCAACACAAACCCCCAAACACCAACCCAAACACCCCAAAACCCAACACCCCAAACCCCCAACAACCCCAACACCCCACACCCAACCCCCCAacccaccccaacaccccaacaccccaacaacccaacacccAAACCAACCCCAACCCCacacccaacaccccaacaacccaacaccccaacaccacaCCAACAACCCACCAACCCAACACCCCAACCCCCAACCCCCAAACCCCAacaaccccaacaccccaacacccaacaCCCAACACCCACAACACCACAACCACCCAACAACCCCAACCCCCAAccacccaacaccccaacaccccaacaccccaaccccCACCAACCCCAacaaccccaacaccccaaccccCAACCCACCAACCCCAacaaccccaacaccccaacaccccaaccacACCCAACcccacaacccaacaaccccacaccccaacaccccaacaaccCACCAACCCCAAACCCCAACACCCAACACCCAACACCCCAAACCCCACAACCCcaacaccaacaccaccaaccccaaacccaacaccccaaccccaacaacccaacccccaaaccccaacaccccaaaccccaacaccccaacaacccaacaccccaacccaaccccaacaccacccaaccCCAACACCCAAAACCCCAACCCCCAACACCCAACACCCCAACCCAACACCCAACCACCCAAACCCCAAACCccaaccccaacaccccaaacccacaccccaacccccaaccccaacccacaccccaacacccaacaCCCAAACCCCAACCACCCCAACCACCCAAACCACCCAACACCCAACACCCAACCaacccccaacaccccaacccaacaccccaacacccaaaCCCACACccaaccccaacaccccaaaccCCAACACCCAACCCCCAACCCAACCCCAACCCCAACACCCAACCACCCACAACCCCAACCcaccaacccaacaacccacaacccaacaccccaacacccaacaacccaacacccCAAACCCCAAACCACcaaaccccaacaccccaaaccCAACCACCCAACACCCAACACCCAACAACCCACCAAACCCCaaccaccccaacaccccaacaaccCAACCACAACCCCACAACCCACaaccccaacaacccaacaccccaacaaccCCACAACCCCAACCCCCAAACCCAACCcaaaccccaacaccccaacaccacccaaccCCAACCCACACCAACCCCAACACCCAACCACCCAaaccccaacaacccaacaccccaacaccccaaccacCCACCAACCCCAaaccccaacaacccaacaccccaacccccaccccaaaccccaacaccccaaacccaacaacccaaaccAACCCAAACCACCCAACCCCACAACCCAACACCCCAACCCAACCCACACcaaaccccaacaccccaacccaCCAACCCCAACCCCAACCCAACACCCCAAACCccaaccccaacaccccaacaccccaacaccccaacaccccaaccccaacaccccacacccaacaccccaaaccccaaccccaacaccccaacccccacaacccaacaccccaacacccaaccaccccaacaccccaaccacccaacccccaaccccaacaccccaacccaacaccccaacacccacaACCCCACCAACCCCAAACCCAACCCCAACCACCCAACACCCCAACCACCccaaccccaacaccccaacaccccaacacccaacCCCCAACCCCCACCCCCAACCCCACACCCCAAACCcccacaccccaacacccccaaCACCcaccaccccaacaccccaaccccccaacccccaacaccccaaccaccccaaccccacaccccacccaaccccaacaccccaaccacCCACAACCCCAACCACCCCACACCCCACCACCCCAACCCACCACCCACAACCCCCACCCCAACCCCCAACCCCCAAACCCACACCCCCAACCCCCACACCCACCCCAACACCCAACCCACAACCCACACCCCAACCCCAAACCCaacccccaacaccccaacccacaccccaacaccccaaccccAACCAACACCCAACACCCCAACCCAACCCACACCCACAACCCCAACCCAACACCCACCCAACCCCAACACCCCACACCCCACCACCCAACACCCACAACCCAACACCCAACCCACCCacaaccccaacaccccaaccccAACAACCCACCCCAAACCCCACAACCCAACCCACAAcccacaccccaacaccccaaccaccccaacccaacaccccaacacccacaACCCCCAACCCCACACCCACAACCCAACCCCACAACCCAACCCCAACCCCCACACACCCAAccaaccccaacaccccaacccaCCCCAACACCCAACACCACCCCACACCCCAACAACCCCAACACCCCCCAACcaccccaacaacccaacacccAACACCCCACAACCCAACACCCAAACCCCACACCCCAACCCCAACCCACAACCCAACACCCCAAccaaccccaacaccccaaccccACAACCCAACCCCAACAACCCAACCCCCACAACCCCAACCCCAACcccacaccccaacaccccacaaCCACCCCCAACACCCAACAACCCAAACCCCCACCACCccaaccccaacaccccaacacccaacacccacaaccccaacaccccaacacccacaccccaacacccaacacccaacaccccacaacccaacaccccaacccccaacacccaacacccaaccaccccaacaccccaaccccAACCCAACACCCCacaaccccaacaccccaaccaaccccacaacccaacaacccacacCCACAACCCCAACACCCAACCAACCCAACACCCAACACCCAACCACCAACCCCAACACCCAACCAAACCAACAACACATTCAAAACAACAACCCACCACCATACACCTACAACACAAAACCTAACACCCAACAAACTCAAACATACCCAACTAAACTCTAACAACTAACCCAATAACCCAACCACCCAACCAACCCTAACCATCCCACAAACCAACAACCTCAAATTCCTACACATCCTAACATACTACCACAACTCCAACAACTCaacaatctaaaattctaaaattctaaaattctaaaattctaaaattctaaaattctaaaattctaaaattctaaaattctaaaattctaaaattctaaaattctaaaattctaaaattctaaaattctaaaattctaaaattctaaaattctaaaattctaaaattctaaaattctaaaattctaaaattctaaaattctaaaattctaaaattctaaaattctaaaattctaaaattctaaaattctaaaattctaaaattctaaaattctaaaattctaaaattctaaaattctaaaattctaaaattctaaaattctaaaattctaaaattctaaagttctaaaattctaaaattctaaaattctaaaattctaaaattctaaaattctaaaattctaaaattctaaaattctaaaattctaaaattctaaaattctaaaattctaaaattctggaggtccaataaaccaaatttccagtttttgctatttgggtgtttttgaaaccgccttgagtcaggggtattaaaaaacacccaaaaagctaaattgtaaaattgtaaaattgtaaaattgtaaaattgtaaaattgtaaaattgtaaaattgtaaaattgtaaaattgtaaaattgtaaaattgtaaaattgtaaaattgtaaaattgtaaaattgtaaaattgtaaaattgtaaaattgtaaaattgtaaaattgtaaaattgtaaaattgtaaaattgtaaacttgtaaaattgtaaaattgtaaaattataaaattatgaaattgtaaaattgtaaaattgtaaaattgtaaaattgtaaaactgtaaacttgtaaaattgtaaaattgtaaaattataaaattatgaaattgtaaaattgtaaaattgtaaaattgtaaaattgtaaaattgtaaaattgtaaaattgtaaaattgtaaaattgtaaaattgtaaaattgtaaaattgtaaaattgtaaaattgtaaaattgtaaaattgtaaaattgtaaaattgtaaaattgtaaaattgtaaaattgtaaaattgtaaaattgtaaaattgtaaaattgtaaaattgtaaaattgtaaaattgtaaaattgtaaaattgtaaaattgtaaaattgtaaaattgtaaaattgtaaaattgtaaaattgtaaaattgtaaaattgtaaaattgtaaaattgtaaaattgtaaaattgtaaaattgtaaaattgtaaaattgtaaaattgtaaaattgtaaaattgtaaaattgtaaaattgtaaaattgtaaaattgtaaaattgtaaaattctaagattctgaaattctaaattattaaattttcaagtctaaaattctcaaattgttagattctaaaatattaaactatttatgaattaatgaaaaacaaaattccgTTTTCGGAAAATTTGAAGGTTGGGTGGAGGGGgacaaaaacatgaaataaaatttgcaattgcctTGGTACTAACgatcaaaaaacttttgccgattttttacgagcccaaacattctaaatatgattatcaacgcaagaaaatgcattccaaattgttttcagttgatctttttccattagattttttttctgcctgATTTTCCGGCTCGATTTTGACAAGAGGGAGGGGGcacataaacatttaaaaaaaatacaacggtTATTTAAATCTTTCAATTCCTCCTAAGCGTAAAAAAACTGGTAAACTGGTTTTATGATTCTTCAATCCCTTTCCAAGTTATACGCTCATGTGGCCACCCTGCTCTAAACTATAGCAATCGCAAAAATTCTACTCACCATTCGACCGGCACAGGATGCTCAAGCTCAGCGGGATCGTgatgaacaccgagttgatatcGTCGATGCACTGGGCCATCACGCTGAACGACAGCCACGAGAACAGCGCCTCGGTGTACGGCGCCGTAAAGAAGATCGACGCCGGATTGAAGCAGAACAGAATGACGGCCAGTTcgctttttttcttgtttcccaGCACCAGATTGCTCAGCTTGTAAAGGGCTTTTGCGGCCAGCACGAAGCACACCAGATTGAGCAGCACGGCCAGCACGAGCGAGAGTTCGCGGTACGTGATCATTGGGGTGCTTCCGCCGAGCGAGCTGGTGGCGATCTTGATGATAAAGGGAAACAGCGGGAAGAACGCGAGCGTGTTTTCGTACGAGTAGCCGTACTCGGAGATGTGGAGAAAGTACTGGCCGTCCCAGCGGTGCAGCCCGCCGAGGAAAAAGTTTACCGCGCCGTCCAGTTTGGCGGGGGGTGCTTCCGGGTCTCGTGGGGCTACGAACACTCCGGCATCGTGGTCCGGGACGAGGTGGTTCGATACTACTTGCAGGGTGATTACGAAGAGCCGGCTGAGTAACGCGAGGGACGTTATCGATATGTGCCAGGTGCTGGAGGAGGAGGGCGTCGATGgggttttggtctttttgggaCTGCTTGAGCTGTGATTGTGCTGATGTTGGTGGTTTTGGTGCTGTTTTGTGCTGGTGTTGCCGGCGGGAGGCTGCTGGTTTTTGGTCGCTTTGTTACTCATTGTAAATAGTTGTTTGTGTGGACACTTGCACGCGCGGTTTTAAAACGTTTGACTGCCGGATTTGATTAGTGATATCTGTTTTCGGTTTGGTTTCACGAATTTGGGGCACGCGGGTTGAGGCAACGTTAACTTTTGCTGTTGGATCCTAAAACGGGGGAGAAGattgaaatttagtttattgTTTTAGTTAGAAAACTCTTAATTGCAAAATGATTACTAAAAACCTAATTTTAGGATCCAACAGAAAAGTATTGTTTGCTGACAGAGGAAACATAATCAAACAGCGATAAAATAATAGCTCTAAATCTACTAATAGTTCATTAACTTTGAGTCAATGTTACGCCACAGACAAGGTAAACTGTAAAAATTAACTTTCTccttatcaaaataaataatatagaACAAGTTTGATTGATGACCTAGATATTTCTGCAcaaatcagtttaaaatgtGCTGTCTTACTGAATTTCTTACtctcttaaaacatttttacaattaAATGGAAACGAAGATGAAAAAACAGTTGGAAAATAATATTGTTATTTAATTCCTAATTTCCCAATCTCAAACTAAAGAACTCATTCCCAGTCACAATATAAACAGAGCACGCCCCACACCAACCCACCCACTCCCACTGGGGGGTGTTTTCCTTTCAGCTTgcaaattttccattttcagTCACcccaaaataaaagaaaattccaCTCACCTTTGAGATGGTTTTCTGCGGTTATGGCGACTGGTTGAGGACCGTTTTTCTACCGTTTCACACGAAGGCAATCGCGCGCTTCACATTGGAACCATCGACGAACAAAACCGGGGCCAATTTGCTGcggaaaaatggaaaaactaaGGTGAAAAATCCGCGACGGCGACTCCCGCGATGCCCGACATGTTttcgacttttttgtgtttgacaggtgcaaatttgttgtttttttctcgGGAGCGAGAGAAGAG
This window of the Culex pipiens pallens isolate TS unplaced genomic scaffold, TS_CPP_V2 Cpp_Un0203, whole genome shotgun sequence genome carries:
- the LOC120431721 gene encoding GPI mannosyltransferase 2-like, translated to MSNKATKNQQPPAGNTSTKQHQNHQHQHNHSSSSPKKTKTPSTPSSSSTWHISITSLALLSRLFVITLQVVSNHLVPDHDAGVFVAPRDPEAPPAKLDGAVNFFLGGLHRWDGQYFLHISEYGYSYENTLAFFPLFPFIIKIATSSLGGSTPMITYRELSLVLAVLLNLVCFVLAAKALYKLSNLVLGNKKKSELAVILFCFNPASIFFTAPYTEALFSWLSFSVMAQCIDDINSVFITIPLSLSILCRSNGE